A region of Clostridium acetobutylicum ATCC 824 DNA encodes the following proteins:
- a CDS encoding DUF5050 domain-containing protein: MKKIVLIVTLVIFFLATGCKNTTISKASNNTPKPNKNKIFYEKYEKDCYGNGNSVGNISNYGTACEDTNYIYYSITYGATGIYKMNYDGSNKTKLTSDKAYYLNSDKDFLYYRNVSDEGRLYKINKSSLKTSKLTNDKVFYLNLSKGYLYYQNENDGNKLYKIKTDGSDRQKLNDSYSSYITVVDNYIYYQNETLGNSLYRIKNTGEDDTKLNDDTSIYINVFNDFIYYTNDSDNGTVYKIKNDGSEKQQVDSTSSHYLNFSGNLLYSSDNKRNLFFRINNNNLNKVVFNSNRISKISNINVINSFVFFDGTTNDGNSNYIMKTDGTELRKLQ; the protein is encoded by the coding sequence ATGAAAAAAATTGTCTTAATAGTTACTCTTGTAATATTTTTTTTAGCTACTGGTTGCAAAAATACCACTATTAGTAAAGCCTCAAACAATACACCTAAACCTAACAAAAATAAAATTTTTTATGAAAAGTATGAAAAAGATTGTTATGGTAATGGAAATTCCGTTGGAAATATTAGCAACTATGGTACTGCCTGCGAAGACACGAATTACATATACTACTCTATAACCTATGGTGCTACAGGAATATACAAAATGAATTATGATGGCTCAAATAAAACAAAGCTAACCTCTGACAAAGCCTACTATTTAAATTCAGATAAGGATTTTCTCTACTATAGAAATGTGTCCGATGAAGGGAGACTTTATAAAATCAATAAGTCAAGCTTAAAAACTTCAAAATTAACCAATGATAAAGTGTTTTATCTTAATCTTTCAAAGGGCTATCTTTATTATCAGAATGAAAATGACGGAAATAAATTATATAAGATAAAAACTGATGGTTCAGACAGACAAAAACTAAACGATTCATACTCCTCCTATATCACAGTTGTTGACAACTATATATACTATCAAAATGAAACTCTTGGAAATTCTTTGTATAGAATAAAGAATACCGGAGAAGATGATACTAAACTAAACGATGACACTTCAATTTACATAAATGTTTTTAATGACTTTATATACTATACAAATGATTCAGATAACGGAACGGTTTATAAAATCAAAAATGATGGGAGTGAGAAACAACAGGTAGACAGTACTTCATCTCATTACTTAAATTTTAGTGGAAATTTGCTATATTCAAGTGATAATAAACGAAATCTATTCTTTAGAATTAATAACAATAACTTAAATAAAGTAGTATTTAATTCTAATAGAATTTCAAAAATATCAAATATAAATGTTATAAATAGTTTTGTTTTCTTCGACGGAACGACTAATGATGGAAACTCAAATTACATTATGAAAACTGATGGAACAGAACTTAGAAAGCTTCAGTAA
- a CDS encoding CpsD/CapB family tyrosine-protein kinase, which yields MLIVKDNPKSPVAESYRTLRSNIQFSSFDEEIRVILVTSSGPGEGKSTTAANLALAMAETGNQVLIVDCDLRKPSIHKKFKLSNSSGLSNIIAGQAKFEDSAHYFNKKLCVLTSGKIPPNPAEMLASHKMKEFLNESKGVFKYIILDTPPIIAVTDPQILSTMVDGVILVVSSGVAEIEAAKRAKELLENVNANILGTVLNKVKVGSRGYYSYYGNEGKRGKRRKRKRKLFK from the coding sequence ATGTTGATTGTTAAGGATAATCCTAAATCTCCAGTAGCAGAATCTTATAGAACCTTAAGAAGTAACATTCAGTTTTCAAGTTTCGATGAAGAAATTAGAGTTATACTGGTTACAAGTTCAGGGCCAGGTGAAGGAAAATCAACTACGGCAGCTAATTTAGCACTTGCCATGGCTGAAACAGGAAATCAAGTTTTAATTGTTGACTGCGATTTAAGAAAACCAAGCATACACAAAAAATTTAAATTATCTAATAGTTCTGGTTTATCAAACATAATAGCGGGACAAGCTAAGTTTGAAGATTCGGCTCATTATTTTAATAAGAAACTTTGTGTTTTAACCTCTGGTAAAATACCACCTAATCCTGCAGAAATGCTTGCATCACATAAAATGAAAGAATTCTTAAATGAATCAAAAGGAGTATTTAAATATATAATACTTGATACTCCTCCTATAATAGCAGTAACGGACCCTCAAATTCTTTCTACTATGGTAGATGGTGTGATTTTAGTTGTAAGTTCTGGGGTGGCTGAAATAGAAGCAGCTAAAAGAGCTAAAGAACTTTTAGAAAATGTAAATGCCAACATACTTGGAACAGTTCTTAACAAGGTAAAAGTAGGTAGTAGAGGTTATTACAGTTATTATGGCAACGAAGGTAAAAGGGGAAAGAGGCGTAAAAGAAAAAGGAAACTGTTTAAGTAG